The sequence below is a genomic window from Salinispira pacifica.
GCGATTGCGATCCGCTGACGCTGCCCCCCGGACAGCCCCACCCCGAATTCACCGATCTGACTGTTGTATCCCTCAGGAAGGCTCTCTATGAAATCATGAATCCGGGCCGCACGGGCCGCATCCTGAATCTCCTGAATGCTTGCCTCGGGTTTCCCGTATGCAATATTTTCCTGGATGCTGGTGCTGAAAATGAAACTTTCCTGGAGCACCATACCAATCCGTGAACGGAGGAACTCAAGCTCCCACTCCGGAAGAGGCGTTCCGTCCAGGAGAATGCTCCCCTCCATCGGTTCATAAAACCTGGGGATAAGGCTGATGAGGGAGCTTTTCCCCGAACCGGTGAGACCGAATACGGCCACCCTCTCGCCGGGTTTTATGCAGAAATTCAGGCCATCCAGTATTGTTTCCGACTCCGGGTAGCTGAAAGAAACATTTTGAAACTCCAGCCGGCCCTGAATTTCAGATCTGTGATGCCCGGTATTGGCCTTCCGCTGGTCGGGTTTCGCCAGAATTTCATGAATTCTCCTGGACGCTCCCGAGGCAAGGCTCATCAGACTGGTGTTGAACGCAAGAATAAATACCGGAAAGCCCATAATAGACAAATAGGTAATAAAGCCCAGCAACGTTCCCAGAGTCATATTGCCCTGTCCCTGGATGATCTGGTATCCGCCGTAAAAGAGAATGACCAGCGAGCCGATGGTATTGGTGAGAATAAGCAGGGGATTCATTTTGGCCTGAAGATCGGAAACTTCCATTCCCGCATCCCGAAGTTGGGAATTCTCACCGTCAAACTGTACAATCTGGCGGGACTCAGCCGCAAAGGCCTTGATAATTCGAATACCCCGGAGATTTTCCTGAACGAAACTGCTGAGGGTTCCGGTACGGTGATGCTTTCGTCCGACTGCAGCACCCATTTTTTTACTGAAATATATCACCATAAAGAACACCAAAGGAATAAACAGATACACCATCAGGGCAAGCCGCCAGTTCTGCACCAGCATCAACACCAGTACCGTAGAAGAGATCAGCACAATACGCAGCCGGTGTTCTATTCCATAAGCAAAAAAGTTCCTGATCATCTGCACATCATTGCTCACCCGGGACATGAGATCCCCGGTTCTGGCGGTATCATAAAAAGGTGCCTGAAGATGCTGAAGCTTTTCAAACAGCTCATTCCGAATATCGTGTACAACCGTTTCACCCACATACCAGTACGACCGGATCATTACATGGGCGGTAAAGCCCCGGAGCACGGCAACGGCAAGTATGAGCCCGCCAAACACAAAAAGGCTCTCAAGAGCACCCTGATTCTGGATCTCCGGATAGACGGTATCCGTGACGTATTTAATAAGCCCGGGCAGAGCATATGCGAACACATCCACCAGGATCATGCTGAAAACGGCCAGTCCCAGAGCAGATTTGTACCTGGCTACAATGTGCCGGAATGGGGAAATAATTCCGTTGATTCCTCTATAGGATGACGAGTTCATCCGCACTCCTGTCTATTAATATTTTCGAGATGTAAATTATACTTCACGGGCGGCAAGTAATGCTGCAAGAGAGGAAAGAATAGCAGAGGACAGCATGAATTGTCTATTCAAACAAACTAAAAGATGAACAAAATGCCCTCAGCAAATCCGTAGATTTTTGAGGGCATTTCAATTGCCATTTTACAGGGATATGATTCACCCGCTGCTTTGTATTCATGCTCGCATATGACTATGCGGTTTTTCGGATCTCACCCGCCTTGGTCAGTGCAAATTTCGCCAGCACCGGACCGATTATTTCAAAGAAAATGGAAGTTGCTGAAACGGTGGTAATAATAATATCCCCGATTTCCGCACCGTGAGCCCCGAATTCTGCGAGCTCCTTTTTCACAATCAAAGCCAGACCTATGGCAACCCCGGCCTGACTCAGGATGCCCAGCCCCAGGTATTTTCTGATACTCACAGGCAGTCTGCCCGCCCATGCGCCGAAGGAAGCTCCGCTTATCAGACCTGTTGCTCTGCCGGCTATGTACACCAGCCCGATGAGTCCGAGTTCCGGAAGGGCGGAAATATGGAGATTAGATCCAGCCAGAACAAAGAACAGGATAAACAGCAGCGGCATAATCTGTGTCAGCTCTTCATGAATTTTCTCCACGAAATTCTGGGGCTGGGTATTCACAATCACAATTCCCAGCACCATGTTAGTCAGGATAACCGACATGTGGAACATGATGCTCAAACCGGCCGAGAGAAATACCATGGCGAAAAGCAGGAGAAATAGATCCCGTCCGGTTTTTAAAAACCTCCCCAGGAAGATGAAGATAACTGCATTAAGACTGCCTACCAGCAGACTCAGTCCCACCTCCATGAGAGGCCCTGACATGAGGGAGACAAAAGAACCTGTTTCCATTCCCATCTCCGCCGACAGGATCGATTTTGCAAATGCGGCTGCGAACCCGAAAACAATAATGCCGAGCCCGTCATCGAACCCCACAACGGCAAATAACGCCTTTGTAAGCGGCCCTTTGGTCCGGTATTCCTGGATTATGGCAACCGTTCCCGCAGGAGCACTGGCGGGAGCAATTGCCCCGAACAGGATGGAGAGGGCCAGATCCCTGGTGAGC
It includes:
- a CDS encoding ABC transporter ATP-binding protein codes for the protein MNSSSYRGINGIISPFRHIVARYKSALGLAVFSMILVDVFAYALPGLIKYVTDTVYPEIQNQGALESLFVFGGLILAVAVLRGFTAHVMIRSYWYVGETVVHDIRNELFEKLQHLQAPFYDTARTGDLMSRVSNDVQMIRNFFAYGIEHRLRIVLISSTVLVLMLVQNWRLALMVYLFIPLVFFMVIYFSKKMGAAVGRKHHRTGTLSSFVQENLRGIRIIKAFAAESRQIVQFDGENSQLRDAGMEVSDLQAKMNPLLILTNTIGSLVILFYGGYQIIQGQGNMTLGTLLGFITYLSIMGFPVFILAFNTSLMSLASGASRRIHEILAKPDQRKANTGHHRSEIQGRLEFQNVSFSYPESETILDGLNFCIKPGERVAVFGLTGSGKSSLISLIPRFYEPMEGSILLDGTPLPEWELEFLRSRIGMVLQESFIFSTSIQENIAYGKPEASIQEIQDAARAARIHDFIESLPEGYNSQIGEFGVGLSGGQRQRIAIARALLKDPQLLILDDCTSSLDSKTEREIQQELQQLMKGRTTLIIAQRISTLRLADRIILLHDGKLHHMEPHDRLLEKSPLYRSVYESQMMYGSIGEDSLTGRS
- a CDS encoding cation:proton antiporter, yielding MIIQNIQSFIHGLHLDPLIIIGVIVLLGIYFGKGAKLIHLPSIIGFMVLGVLLGPSLLGVLSGEFQESIGFITEIALSFVAVSIGLELSFASLKKQGGGIVLTIFTESFMAFILVSVLMYLLTRDLALSILFGAIAPASAPAGTVAIIQEYRTKGPLTKALFAVVGFDDGLGIIVFGFAAAFAKSILSAEMGMETGSFVSLMSGPLMEVGLSLLVGSLNAVIFIFLGRFLKTGRDLFLLLFAMVFLSAGLSIMFHMSVILTNMVLGIVIVNTQPQNFVEKIHEELTQIMPLLFILFFVLAGSNLHISALPELGLIGLVYIAGRATGLISGASFGAWAGRLPVSIRKYLGLGILSQAGVAIGLALIVKKELAEFGAHGAEIGDIIITTVSATSIFFEIIGPVLAKFALTKAGEIRKTA